A genomic window from Shewanella vesiculosa includes:
- the ileS gene encoding isoleucine--tRNA ligase: MSDYKFTLNLPETEFPMRGNLANREPEMLNSWTQDGLYQQIRESRIGRKPFILHDGPPYANGSIHIGHSVNKILKDIIVKSKTMSGFDAPYIPGWDCHGLPIELKVEQKVGKPGVKISAAEFREECRKYAAIQVEGQRDDFIRLGVLGDWQNPYLTMDFSTEANIVRSLAKVIDSGHLHKGVKPVHWCTDCGSALAEAEVEYEDKTSPAIDVAFVAVDSQAVAAKFGVENYAKPVAMAIWTTTPWTIPANRALALSPELDYSLVEFVKDGKTTTLILAQVLVESCLERYAAESHVILGEVKGAELELMRFSHPFYAFDVPAILGDHVTTDAGTGIVHTAPGHGQDDFIVGQKYGLEVANPVGDNGVYKADTEFFAGQHVFKANANVVALLEEKGALLLHVAYRHSYPHCWRHKTPIIFRATPQWFISMDNHGLRSQALKEIEQTKWIPDWGQSRIEKMVENRPDWCISRQRTWGVPITLFVHRETDELHPDSVSLMERVAHRIEQQGIQAWWDLDASELLGDEADQYRKVTDTLDVWFDSGSSFSSVVAARPEFHGHGVDLYLEGSDQHRGWFMSSLMISTAMNGTAPYKQVLTHGFTVDGKGRKMSKSVGNVIAPLQVINKLGADILRLWVAATDYSGEMTVSDEILNRSADAYRRIRNTARFLLANLNGFNPETDMIASEDMVALDRWVVRRAAVLQQEIIEAYDQYNFHQVTQKLMQFCSVELGSFYLDIIKDRQYTAKQEGHARRSCQSALYHIAEAMVRWMTPILSFTADEVWQQLPGKREKYVFTQEWYQGLEAVTLDSDLSDDYWEKLLTVRNEVNKVLEQARRDKRIGGSLEAEVTLFADADLAAELAKVGDELRFILITSKAAVADMSQAGDDAIETELCSLKLVVAKSSAEKCERCWHYREEVGTIESHPTLCQRCVTNIEGEGEQRNFA; this comes from the coding sequence ATGAGCGACTATAAATTTACTTTGAATTTGCCGGAAACAGAGTTTCCGATGCGCGGTAATTTGGCAAATCGCGAGCCAGAAATGTTAAATAGCTGGACGCAAGATGGACTGTATCAACAGATCCGTGAAAGCCGTATCGGCCGTAAACCTTTCATTCTGCACGATGGCCCTCCATACGCCAATGGCAGCATTCATATTGGTCACTCTGTAAACAAAATTCTTAAAGACATCATTGTTAAGTCAAAAACCATGTCTGGTTTTGACGCGCCTTATATTCCTGGGTGGGATTGTCATGGACTACCCATTGAGCTAAAAGTTGAGCAAAAAGTCGGTAAGCCTGGCGTCAAAATTTCTGCGGCAGAGTTTCGTGAAGAATGTCGTAAATATGCCGCTATTCAAGTTGAAGGTCAGCGTGATGACTTCATTCGTTTAGGTGTATTAGGTGATTGGCAAAACCCATATCTCACAATGGATTTTTCAACTGAAGCAAATATCGTTCGTTCATTGGCAAAAGTGATTGATAGCGGTCATTTGCACAAAGGTGTTAAGCCTGTGCATTGGTGTACCGATTGTGGTTCAGCGCTAGCTGAAGCAGAAGTTGAATACGAAGATAAAACATCGCCAGCCATCGACGTGGCTTTTGTGGCAGTTGATAGCCAAGCAGTTGCAGCTAAATTTGGCGTTGAAAATTATGCTAAACCAGTTGCCATGGCTATTTGGACTACAACTCCTTGGACGATTCCTGCTAACCGTGCGTTAGCATTAAGCCCTGAGCTAGATTATAGCTTGGTGGAATTTGTTAAAGACGGCAAAACCACCACATTGATTTTGGCCCAAGTTTTAGTCGAGTCTTGCCTTGAGCGTTACGCTGCAGAGTCACACGTCATTTTAGGTGAAGTAAAGGGCGCTGAGCTTGAGTTAATGCGTTTTAGCCACCCATTTTATGCGTTCGATGTGCCAGCCATTTTAGGCGATCACGTTACGACTGACGCGGGTACTGGTATTGTACATACCGCACCAGGGCATGGTCAGGACGATTTTATTGTTGGTCAAAAATACGGTTTAGAAGTGGCAAACCCCGTTGGCGATAATGGGGTTTATAAAGCTGATACTGAATTTTTTGCCGGTCAGCATGTCTTTAAAGCCAACGCCAATGTGGTTGCGCTGTTAGAAGAAAAAGGCGCGTTATTGCTGCATGTTGCTTATCGTCATAGTTATCCACATTGCTGGCGCCACAAAACACCGATTATTTTCCGTGCTACGCCACAGTGGTTTATCTCTATGGATAACCATGGTTTACGCTCGCAAGCATTAAAAGAAATTGAGCAAACCAAGTGGATCCCTGATTGGGGTCAAAGCCGTATCGAAAAAATGGTTGAAAATCGTCCCGACTGGTGTATCTCTCGTCAGCGTACTTGGGGCGTACCGATCACCTTATTTGTTCACCGTGAAACCGATGAATTACATCCAGACAGTGTTTCACTAATGGAACGTGTCGCGCATCGCATTGAACAACAGGGTATTCAAGCTTGGTGGGATTTAGATGCCAGTGAGTTACTCGGGGATGAAGCAGATCAGTATCGTAAAGTAACTGACACATTAGATGTATGGTTTGACTCAGGTTCATCATTCTCATCTGTTGTTGCTGCACGCCCAGAGTTTCACGGTCATGGCGTTGATTTGTATTTAGAAGGGAGCGATCAGCATCGCGGTTGGTTTATGTCATCATTGATGATTTCAACGGCGATGAATGGTACAGCACCTTATAAGCAAGTGCTGACTCATGGTTTTACCGTTGATGGTAAAGGCCGTAAGATGTCAAAATCTGTTGGTAACGTGATAGCGCCACTACAAGTGATCAATAAGCTTGGGGCTGACATTTTACGCTTATGGGTTGCCGCAACGGATTACAGTGGCGAAATGACCGTATCTGATGAAATTTTAAATCGTAGTGCTGACGCATATCGTCGTATTCGTAATACTGCTCGTTTCTTGTTAGCGAATCTAAATGGTTTTAACCCAGAAACAGACATGATTGCCTCAGAAGACATGGTCGCATTAGATCGTTGGGTTGTTCGCCGTGCAGCGGTACTGCAACAAGAAATTATCGAAGCGTATGATCAATACAACTTCCACCAAGTGACCCAAAAATTGATGCAGTTCTGCTCTGTTGAGCTAGGCAGTTTTTATCTTGATATTATTAAAGATCGCCAGTACACCGCGAAGCAAGAAGGTCATGCTCGTCGTAGTTGTCAATCTGCGCTTTATCATATTGCCGAAGCTATGGTTCGTTGGATGACGCCAATCTTAAGCTTTACCGCCGACGAAGTTTGGCAGCAGCTACCAGGTAAGCGTGAAAAGTATGTGTTTACTCAAGAATGGTATCAAGGCCTAGAAGCGGTAACGCTTGACAGTGATTTAAGTGATGATTATTGGGAAAAACTATTAACTGTCCGTAACGAAGTCAACAAAGTGCTTGAACAAGCGCGTCGTGACAAGCGTATTGGTGGTTCATTAGAAGCTGAAGTCACATTGTTTGCTGATGCTGATTTAGCGGCTGAACTCGCCAAGGTGGGTGATGAGTTGCGTTTTATCCTCATTACTTCAAAAGCGGCCGTGGCGGATATGTCACAAGCCGGTGATGACGCCATCGAAACAGAATTATGCTCACTTAAGCTAGTGGTAGCCAAAAGTTCGGCAGAGAAGTGCGAGCGTTGCTGGCACTATCGTGAAGAAGTTGGCACCATTGAATCTCACCCAACATTGTGTCAACGCTGTGTGACCAATATTGAAGGTGAAGGTGAACAACGCAATTTTGCTTAA
- the fkpB gene encoding FKBP-type peptidyl-prolyl cis-trans isomerase → MNIVLEDGSTADSTKASGKPARFNIGDGSLSPAFEDELKDLSEGDKHKFTLAAKDAFGESNPDAIHYMDRSRFPADMKLEDGVIVSFAGPGGSEIPGIVRDTAGDSITVDLNHPLAGRTLTFELEVVSVITD, encoded by the coding sequence ATGAATATTGTATTAGAAGACGGATCGACCGCCGACAGTACTAAAGCATCGGGCAAACCGGCGCGTTTTAATATTGGTGACGGTAGCTTAAGTCCGGCTTTTGAAGATGAACTTAAAGACTTGAGTGAAGGTGATAAGCACAAGTTTACCTTAGCGGCAAAAGATGCTTTTGGTGAGTCAAATCCAGATGCAATCCATTATATGGACAGAAGCCGTTTTCCAGCTGATATGAAGCTTGAAGACGGTGTCATCGTCAGTTTTGCAGGCCCAGGTGGTAGTGAAATACCGGGTATTGTTCGTGATACGGCTGGTGATTCAATTACTGTCGATTTAAACCATCCACTTGCTGGACGCACGCTTACGTTTGAGCTT
- the lspA gene encoding signal peptidase II, protein MPLTWKDSGLRWYWVAALVFLADQLSKQWVLANFELYESIKLLPFFNFTYVRNYGAAFSFLSDAGGWQRWFFTIIALGFSTLLTIWLRKQSHTIWRSNLAFTLVIGGALGNLVDRLMHGFVVDFIDFYWQTSHYPAFNIADSGIFVGAVLIIWESFRPDAKSPKEQD, encoded by the coding sequence GTGCCATTAACATGGAAAGACAGTGGCTTGCGTTGGTATTGGGTAGCTGCATTGGTGTTTTTAGCCGATCAGCTATCTAAACAATGGGTTTTGGCCAATTTTGAATTGTATGAGTCTATCAAGCTTCTGCCATTTTTTAATTTCACTTATGTGCGAAACTATGGCGCTGCGTTCAGTTTTTTAAGTGATGCTGGTGGCTGGCAACGTTGGTTCTTTACTATTATAGCCCTCGGCTTTAGTACTTTACTCACCATATGGCTACGTAAACAGTCACACACGATATGGCGGAGTAATTTAGCCTTTACCTTAGTTATTGGTGGCGCACTGGGCAATTTAGTTGATCGTTTAATGCATGGCTTTGTCGTTGATTTTATCGATTTCTACTGGCAAACCAGCCATTATCCAGCGTTTAACATTGCCGATTCAGGTATATTTGTGGGTGCAGTACTGATCATTTGGGAATCATTTAGACCAGATGCAAAGTCACCAAAGGAGCAAGATTAA